Below is a window of Myxococcaceae bacterium JPH2 DNA.
TCCGCCCCGGTGTCCCGCCCATCCAAGCCGTGGAGGTGGGACCTCGGTGCGTGTCCGGACACCTGAGCGGGGGCTGATCCACGCGTCGCCACGAGTGAGCCGGGCACTTCCAGGTCGCAGGCGGCGCGCCGGGGAACATGTGGGCATCGCGCCTGCCGACAGGGCGGTCGATCAAGCCGTGCAGAAGGAGATTGGGAAGCGGAGCCGCTGCTACGTAGACTGCCCCCACCGTGGAGCCGTCGGAGCAGAGCCTGTATTGGGTGGGCCGCTACCGCCTGAGCGCGCGCATCGCGACGGGTGGCATGGCCGAGGTGTACCTGGGCCGCCGCATCGAAGAGGACGGGCGGCATGGGCCCGCGGTCGCGGTGAAGCGGTTGATGCCGCATCTCGCCTCGGACCGCCGCATCGTGCAGATGTTCCTCAACGAGGCGCGCATCACCGCGCAGGTGCGCCACCCGCACGTCGTCACCATCCTGGAGCTGGGCATGGAGGGCACCGAGCCCTTCATCGCCATGGAGTTGCTGGAGGGTCGCTCGTTCGCGGAGGTGCGCCAGGAGGCCGCCGAGCGCGGGCAGCGCGTGCCGCTGGGCCTGACGCTGCGGGTGCTCGTGGATGCGTGCCGAGGACTGGACGCCGCGCATCGCGCCGTGGACGAGAGCGGCCGGCCGCTGCGCATCGTTCATCGCGACTTCACGCCCGACAACATCCATGTGGGCACCAATGGCGCGGTGAAGGTCATCGACTTCGGCATCGCCAAGGCGGACGCGCTGGGCTCGGGCACGGAGCCGGGGACGCTCAAGGGCAAGTTCTTCTACATGTCGCCGGAGATGATCGCCGGCCGCTCGGTGGACCACCGCGCGGACATCTTCGCCGCGGGCGTCATGCTGTACGAGCAGCTGTGCGGACGGCGGCCCTTCACGGGGATGAACGCCGAAGAGGTCCTCACGCGCATCGCCGAGGGACGCCCGCGCCCGCCCACCGCGTTCGACCCGTCCGTGCCGCCCGCGCTGGAGATGGTGTGCCTCACCGCGCTCGCGCGCGACCCGGCCGCGCGGTTCGACAGCCTCCAGTCCTTCATCGATGCCCTGGAGTCCATCGGAGGCCAGGCCGAGGTCTCCACGCCCGCGCAGGTGGCGGCCTACGTGGACGTGCTGTTCCCGCCCGGCACCGACCCCAAGCGGCTGGCGCTGCGGCGTGCGCGGCTCGCGGATCCCTCCCACTCGGGGACGCCGCCCAACCAGGGCATCGTGCCCCCCAGCTATGCGGCGACGATCCCCGCCGCGATCCTCCCGCCTCCGGGCGTCGCGGGCTCGCCTCCGCCTGAGCCTGCCACCCCACCGCGCGCGGCGTCGCCCTCGCGCATCGAGGACGCGTCCGCCGGGGAGTCGTCTCGGGGACGCGGCAAGCGTGTGGCGGGGGTCCTGGGTGGACTGTTGCTGGTGGGTGCGCTGGGCGGCGGCGCGACGTGGTACCTCCGCCAGCCAGGCACGCCCCCCACCGAGAAGCTCGCGCTGGCCGAGGCGGCCACCACCCCCGAGACGCGCGTCGCCGCCCTGAGTGGACTGGGGACGGACGCACGCGCGACCGCGGTGGAGCTGGCCCGTGCGAGCGCGCTGTTGCTGGCCTCGGGTGCGCACGCGAAGGCGTTGGAGTTGGCGGAGGCCTATGCCGCGCGCTTCCCGCAGGACGTGGAGGCCCATCTGCTCGCCGCGAGAGCGGCCACCGAGCTGCGCATGGGCAAGCGCGCGGAGCATGCCCTCGACGTGGCGGCCTCGCTGGCCCCCAAGGACCTCCGCGTCCCGCTGGCCCTCACCGAGCTGCGCGAGCGCCAAGGCGATGTGCCGGGCGCACTGGCCACGCTGGCGAAGGCCTATACCCAAGCGCCCAATCACTCCGACGTGGCACCGCGCTACGGGCGCATGCTGTCGCGCGCGAGCCGACTGGACGAGGCCGCGACCGTTCTGTCCAATTGGACGCGCGAGCACGAGGATCCCGAGTCCCTCGCGGAGCTGGGCTTCGTGCGCTTCCGCCAGGAGCGCGTGGACGAAGCCGCGGCGCTGCTGAAGCGAGCGGTGCGAAAGGGGCCACAGCTCGCCGAGGCGCACTACTACCTGGGT
It encodes the following:
- a CDS encoding protein kinase — encoded protein: MEPSEQSLYWVGRYRLSARIATGGMAEVYLGRRIEEDGRHGPAVAVKRLMPHLASDRRIVQMFLNEARITAQVRHPHVVTILELGMEGTEPFIAMELLEGRSFAEVRQEAAERGQRVPLGLTLRVLVDACRGLDAAHRAVDESGRPLRIVHRDFTPDNIHVGTNGAVKVIDFGIAKADALGSGTEPGTLKGKFFYMSPEMIAGRSVDHRADIFAAGVMLYEQLCGRRPFTGMNAEEVLTRIAEGRPRPPTAFDPSVPPALEMVCLTALARDPAARFDSLQSFIDALESIGGQAEVSTPAQVAAYVDVLFPPGTDPKRLALRRARLADPSHSGTPPNQGIVPPSYAATIPAAILPPPGVAGSPPPEPATPPRAASPSRIEDASAGESSRGRGKRVAGVLGGLLLVGALGGGATWYLRQPGTPPTEKLALAEAATTPETRVAALSGLGTDARATAVELARASALLLASGAHAKALELAEAYAARFPQDVEAHLLAARAATELRMGKRAEHALDVAASLAPKDLRVPLALTELRERQGDVPGALATLAKAYTQAPNHSDVAPRYGRMLSRASRLDEAATVLSNWTREHEDPESLAELGFVRFRQERVDEAAALLKRAVRKGPQLAEAHYYLGAILFRQGDASGAERAYREAERLAPQDPRALAARCQLHAHAGDAAAVAEVKRALTERFPERAEALAAECKSGN